The nucleotide sequence GTACACCCCCACCTTGTCGCGGAACTTGCCGCCGAGCAGCCGGTACACGGGCTGTCCCGTGGCCCGGCCCTGGAGGTCCCACAGCGCGGTGTCGATACCGCTGATCGCCCGCATCAGGAATCCGCCGAGGTACTTGTACTCCGCGCGGACCGCCTTTTCGACCAGTGTGGCGATGTCCCACGGGTTACGGCCGAGGAAGTGCTTCGCGACCAGCCGGTGCAGGACCTGGGCGGTGATCTCCGGCTCCGAAGGGGCGGTCTGGCCGTAGCCGAACTGCCCGTCGTCCGTAGTGACCTTGACGACGCAGACGTTGCCGGAGATATAGGTCTCGACCGAGGAAATCAACTGACTTCAGCCTTTCATTCCGGACATGACGACGCCCTGCACGAAGTACCGCTGGGCGAGCAGGAAGACCACGAAGATCGGGATGATGGTGAGCGTCGCCGCCGCCATCAGCCCCGGGGTGTTGGTGAAGAACTCCCCCTGGAACAGGGCGAGGGCGACGGGCAGGGTCTGCAGGTCGGGCGAGTTCAGGAAGACCAGCGGGCCCAGCAGGTCGTTCCAGGAGTCCACGAAGGTGAACAGCGCCACCGTCGCGAGGGCCGGCTTGGCGAGCGGCAGCATGACCCGCCGGAAGGTGGTGAAGACGGAGGCGCCGTCGATCCTGGCCGCCTCCTCGATCTCCTTGGGGATGCCCAGGAAGAACTGGCGCATCAGGAACGTGCCGAACACCGGCGTCATCACCCGCGGCACCCAGAGCGGGTAGTGCGTGTCGACCCAGCCGAAGTCCCGGAAGACCACGTACTGCGGGATCAGATAGACGATGCCCGGGATGAGGGCCGAGCCCAGCACCACGAGGAACAGGACGTCCCGCCCGGGGAACTTGATCCGCGCGAAGCCGTACCCGGCGAGGGACGCCACCACGAGCAGCCCGACCACATTGAGGAAGGCGAGCTTGACGCTGTTCCAGAAGTAGCGCGGCAGCACGTCGATCGCCTGCCGGTAGCCCTCGAGCGTCGGGTGGCGCGGGATGACGGACGTCGCGTCCGACAGCGACTCGGGGCCGCTCTTGAGCGAGGTGCCGATCATCCAGAGCAGCGGGAAGAGGAAGCCGAGCCCCAGGACCGTGAGGAAGGCGTAGTAGATGCCGCGCAGCACCTTCTGGTTCTGCAGTGCGCCGGCGACCGTACGGCCGCCGCTCTCTGTCGTGCCGGTCGCGCTCACCCGTAGAACACCCACCTTCGTTGCAGTCTCCATTGAATGACCGTCAGTGCGGCGATGACCAGGAACAACAGCCAGGCCATGGCGGACGCGTAGCCCAGCTCGCCGTCGGCGAAGGACGTGTTGAAGAGTTGGAGCATGTACGTGTTGGTGTCGTTGCCGGGGCCGCCCTTGGTCATCACGTAGACGATGCCGAAGACCTGGAAGCTGGCGACGAACTGGCTGATGCTGACGAAGAACAGCGAGGGCGTCAGCAGCGGCAGGGTGATGCTGAAGAACCGCCGCGCCCTGGAAGCGCCGTCGAGGCTCGCCGCCTCGTACAGCTCGGCGGGGATGGCCTGGATGCCCGCCATGAGCACGATCATCGGGTAGCCGACGCCCTGCCAGACGCTGACGAAGATGACCGCGATCAGCGCCCAGGGGGACGTGACCAGCCAGTCGGGGCCGTCGATGCCCAGATGGGCGAGGAGGGTGTCGAAGACGCCGTCCTGCCCCGAGTAGAGCCGGAACCACACAACGCTCACCGCGACGACGTTCGCCACGTACGGGACGAAGAACGCCAGCCGGAACACCGTCATGATCCGCCGCTGCGGGCTGACCAGCGTCGCGAGGCACAGCGCGAGGATCATGGTGAGCGGTATCGCGCCCAGCATGAACAGCAGCGTGTTCGTGACGACGGTGTGGAACAGCGTGTCGTGCAGGATCAGTTTGCTGTAGTTCGCGAACCCCACGAAATGGCGGGAGTTGAAGCCGTCCCAGTCGGTGAACGACGAGTAGGTCGTGACCGCCATGGGGTAGAGGTGGAAGACGCCGATGCCGAGCATCAGCGGCGCGACGAAGGCGTATCCGACGAGATTGCGGCGCTTGCGTCCCGGCGCGCGGCGCACCTTGCGCGGGGGCGTGCCCTGCGTCGGCGTGTTCCGCGCGGGCATGTTCTGCGTCGGCGTGTTCACAGACATGGGCTCATCCGATGATCTCCTGGATCTGCGGGCGGAGCTTGTTCAGCACGTCGGGCGCCGAGGCACGGCAGTTGCGTACGTCGTCCAGGGCGGGCCGGTAGATCTGGAGCGCCTGCTGGACCTCCACCACCCGGCCGGGCAGGACGGCGTGGTTGGCGGCCTCCAGCACCAGGCCCATGTTCTGCGGCCCGCCGTCACTCCCGCCGCCCGCCATGTGGTCGGCGGCCGAGCGCAGTCCGGGGACGAAGGCGCCGGCCTCGGCGAAGGCCGTGGCGCCCGGGGTCGTGGTGAGGTAGTTCAGCAGCTGCCACGCGGCCTCTTTGTGGGCGGCCTTGGCGGGGATCGCGAACACCAGCTGGTTGGCGTAGGTCTGTTGCCTGACCTGCCCCGGGATCGGGGCGATGTCCCACTCGAAGTCCTTGACGTTCTGCTGGAAGAAGTCGACGAAGGTGGAGACCCGCTGGATCATGCCGATCTGCCCGGCCGCGAACATCTCCGCGCCCCGGCCGCTCTGTTGCAGCTCGGACCAGCGGGGCTGGGCGTCGTGCTCGCAGGTGAGGTCGGCGACGAACTGGTAGCCGGCGGCGTCGGGCGGGTCGGCCAGCGTGAACCGCTTGCCGTCCTTCGACCAGCGGCCGGTGCCCCCGTTGTTGACCGTGTAGATCATCTCGAAGCCCGCGTCGTCGAGGACGCACGCGCCCCAGCGCTTGCCGGGGATGGAGAGCT is from Streptomyces sp. NBC_00370 and encodes:
- a CDS encoding carbohydrate ABC transporter permease translates to METATKVGVLRVSATGTTESGGRTVAGALQNQKVLRGIYYAFLTVLGLGFLFPLLWMIGTSLKSGPESLSDATSVIPRHPTLEGYRQAIDVLPRYFWNSVKLAFLNVVGLLVVASLAGYGFARIKFPGRDVLFLVVLGSALIPGIVYLIPQYVVFRDFGWVDTHYPLWVPRVMTPVFGTFLMRQFFLGIPKEIEEAARIDGASVFTTFRRVMLPLAKPALATVALFTFVDSWNDLLGPLVFLNSPDLQTLPVALALFQGEFFTNTPGLMAAATLTIIPIFVVFLLAQRYFVQGVVMSGMKG
- a CDS encoding carbohydrate ABC transporter permease → MSVNTPTQNMPARNTPTQGTPPRKVRRAPGRKRRNLVGYAFVAPLMLGIGVFHLYPMAVTTYSSFTDWDGFNSRHFVGFANYSKLILHDTLFHTVVTNTLLFMLGAIPLTMILALCLATLVSPQRRIMTVFRLAFFVPYVANVVAVSVVWFRLYSGQDGVFDTLLAHLGIDGPDWLVTSPWALIAVIFVSVWQGVGYPMIVLMAGIQAIPAELYEAASLDGASRARRFFSITLPLLTPSLFFVSISQFVASFQVFGIVYVMTKGGPGNDTNTYMLQLFNTSFADGELGYASAMAWLLFLVIAALTVIQWRLQRRWVFYG
- a CDS encoding ABC transporter substrate-binding protein, encoding MTGISRRKVLSGIGGLAAGAAVAGCGGSASASDDSTITLMNWEALDGSPYPKVFDAFEKQTGKKIKYQFAASGTDYWVKCRTVLGASNPPDIMRIDDDFVASYAKTGRLHDLRDFMRDSGLQEADYFTTVYNNARQPDGSYVGWSLGMQPRVIFYNKTMFKEAGVPLPPDSWTDEGWKWDDFLAAAKKLSIPGKRWGACVLDDAGFEMIYTVNNGGTGRWSKDGKRFTLADPPDAAGYQFVADLTCEHDAQPRWSELQQSGRGAEMFAAGQIGMIQRVSTFVDFFQQNVKDFEWDIAPIPGQVRQQTYANQLVFAIPAKAAHKEAAWQLLNYLTTTPGATAFAEAGAFVPGLRSAADHMAGGGSDGGPQNMGLVLEAANHAVLPGRVVEVQQALQIYRPALDDVRNCRASAPDVLNKLRPQIQEIIG